The region aaaatcgcgcttaatcgaaaatcgattctgaatcgaatcgtgagactttcaaagattcccacccttacTAAATACCTTTATAGATATCTTGCTAGTTAGCTATTTAGCTAGGTATTAGCTAGGTGACCAAATGCCCTCTTTTGCCCAGGTATGCCCacttttttacatcctgtccgggtgtctgttttttttttttttaagtagatagattagattagataaaataagataaaatagatagatagatagatagatattattCTATTGTAGATATcttggtagctagctagctagcttgataTCTTATGCAGTGTGACCCAACGTCCTCTTTTGCCCAGGTATGTCCACTtcaaaaatcgctcttaatcgcaaagcgattctgaatcgaatcgcatacccaaaaatcggaatcgaatcaaatcgtgagacattcaaagaatcCCACCTTTACTAAATACCTTTATAGATATCTTGCTAGTTAGCTATTTAGCTAGGTATTAGCTAGGTGACCAAATGCCCTCTTTTGCCCAGGTATGCCCACTTTTTTACATCCTATCCGggtgccagttttttttttttttttttttttaagtaggtagatagattagattagattaatagatagatagatattattCTATTGTATATATcttggtagctagctagctagcttgataTCTTATGCAGTGTGACCCAACGTCCTCTTTTGCCCAGGTATGTCCACTtcaaaaatcgctcttaatcgcaaagcgattctgaatcgaatcgcatacccaaaaatcggaatcgaatcaaatcgtgagacattcaaagaatcCCACCTTTACTAAATACCTTTATAGATATCTTGCTAGTTAGCTATTTAGCTAGGTATTAGCTAGGTGACCAAATGCCCTCTTTTGCCCAGGTATGCCCACTTTTTTACATCCTATCCgggtgtcagttttttttttttttttttaagtaggtagatagattagattagattaatagatagatagatagatattattCTATTGTAGATATcttggtagctagctagctagcttgataTCTTATGCAGTGTGACCCAACGTCCTCTTTTGCCCAGGTATGTCCACTTCAAAAATCGCAaagcgattctgaatcgaatcgcatacccaaaaatcggaatcgaatcaaatcgtgagacattcaaagaatcCCACCTTTACTAAATACCTTTATAGATATCTTGCTAGTTAGCTATTTAGCTAGGTATTAGCTAGGTGACCAAATGCCCTCTTTTGCCCAGGTATGCCCACTTTTTTACATCCTATCCGggtgccagtttttttttttttttttttttttaagtaggtagatagattagattagattaatagatagatagatattattCTATTGTATATATcttggtagctagctagctagcttgataTCTTATGCAGTGTGACCCAACGTCCTCTTTTGCCCAGGTATGTCCACTtcaaaaatcgctcttaatcgcaaagcgattctgaatcgaatcgcatacccaaaaatcggaatcgaatcaaatcgtgagacattcaaagaatcCCACCTTTACTAAATACCTTTATAGATATCTTGCTAGTTAGCTATTTAGCTAGGTATTAGCTAGGTGACCAAATGCCCTCTTTTGCCCAGGTATGCCCACTTTTTTACATCCTATCCgggtgtcagttttttttttttttttttaagtaggtagatagattagattagattaatagatagatagatagatattattCTATTGTAGATATcttggtagctagctagctagcttgataTCTTATGCAGTGTGACCCAACGTCCTCTTTTGCCCAGGTATGTCCACTtcaaaaatcgctcttaatcgcaaagcgattctgaatcgaatcgcatacccaaaaatcggaatcgaatcaaatcgtgagacattcaaagaatcCCACCTTTACTAAATACCTTTATAGATATCTTGCTAGTTAGCTATTTAGCTAGGTCTTAGCTAGGTGACCAAATGCCCTcttttttacatcctgtccgggtgtcttttttttttttttaagtaggtagatagatagattcgATTAGattaatagatagatagatagatattattCTATTGTAGATATcttggtagctagctagctagctagcttgataTCTTATGTAGTGTGACCCAACGTCCTCTTTTGCCCAGGTATGTCCACTTCAAAAATCGCAaagcgattctgaatcgaatcgcatacccaaaaatcggaatcgaatcgagagacattcaaagattcccgccCCTACAGTAGATGGCATAAGTGTTTAATGTTGGACATTGATGACAGCACTGTtaatcaagttaaaaaaatttgtggcgttaaaggaacttcaaCTAACTCGACATTAAAGCACTCCTTTTGACACcccttaaataaaatattaacaacagcaacaatccATCCtcacatttttgtatattttagcGCCTTACTTCCTCATCTGGCGAATAATTATCTCAATATACAaactttagtttaaaaaattcaCCCTTCACCAGAAGTTAACATGGATGCGACATGGAACAAGTCTGACCTGTAAAGCCTCCAAGAGGTCAAACATGGTGATGGGTGGGAGGGCCGTATGGCGACTTGGGGCAGAGCAAGCTAACAAGTGAACGGCTTGTTGCTCTGCATCATCTGGGGAGATTTGAGGCGGCGGGCCAGCAGGGAGTGATGCACTTGGAAGCGGGCTGAagggcaaaaataaacaaatgtatgGGACTACAGTGTTACTCCAACCACGATGAAGCGCATTGCTCCTACCGTTCAGTGACGCTGTGATAAGCGGCAAGGCTGTTCTTCAGATAAGGCTGCGGTGTAACATCGGTGCCAAAAGCGTAGGGAAAATGACCGTCCCGTAAGCGATATGCTTTCCTTCGGGAAATCACAGCAGTCAAAACGTCTTTCAAATGATGCTGTAATAAagcaaagacagaaagaaatatCATCAAGCCCAATGTAGATGTAACacttcaaaatgacaaaaatgtacatAATGAATAGGAATGGGTCGATTACCGGTTTGACAGTTTactgtggttttaaaaagtcatggtTTCAATAACCGCGAATACTGATTAAAGAAATGTAGTTCAATTGAATTAATCAACAATCATTTTAATTCATACAAACACTCACATTAAACAAGGTGTTACCGTATCTCTCTTCAACTCACCTCTACGGCACAGGTCATTGCGCTGACCGCATCCTCCGTGATGTTATCCAGGCCCAGCTCAAAGGCTGTCACCATCATGCGGGCCTCCAGCTGACCCCGTGTGGGCAAAAGCAAAGTGTGGGCGCTCAGTCGGAGTTCTTCTTCCTCACCCACCGCTTCCCGCGGGCTGAATGGCTGTGCAGCACTCAAAGGATTCTGAGGCTGGAAACGATGCTGAAGGACCGAACAGGATGTACACACACCAATATTGTTATTCTTAATCGTCGGTAACTTGCACATTCATCACATTTTTGTATCACTCCAGTAAGTTACTCACGTCAAATTTCTGTCTAGAGGAAcatttcttctttccttttgGTTTGCCTGGCTTGGAAGCAGAGCCACCTTGCCATTGCAATTGCCCAGCGCCCTCTggaggaaggggaaaaaaatgttaatttttttatattattataaagacACCCTGTGGCAGCGTCTGCCATGTTGTCCAATTATAATTTTTCCAGCTAACCTAAAATGATAGCAGCCTAAAACTACcagtcaaatgaaaatgatggAGTATAAATCAAATTTGAGTTGACGTCACAGCAAATATTGAGCTCCTATTGCATGAATACTGGCAGATGTAAACCATGTGCTGTTAATACGCAGACCATATAGTTTCAATATAACATGCCtcacgacccaggacacgctggagagactatgtctctcggctgtcctgggaacgccttggggtcccgtcggagaagctggctgaagtggctgaggagagggaagtctgggcttccctgctaaagctgctgcccccgcgacccgaccccggataagcggaagaagacagacggacggacggacggacggataacATGCCtcagataaataaaagattaattcaACTCACCTGGAGTGGAAACAATGATCTGGCAGCGTGTCAGAATTGCCAAGAGGAAGTCATTGTGAACATGGACTGCACAGAAATAGAGAGTatgtaaaaactgaaaaaaataatttagtttgCGGGGGAGATTAATAATCATGCACAAACCATTTTCCTGTGCCAACAGACGTCGTGCCTCAATATCAAACTCTTCCTTGCTGATCTTCTGCTTAAACCAAAGTTTCAGGTTTGCCCAATAGCtgtgtgaaaagaaaacaatcaacATACACTTAACATGCCACGACGTTAGATTAGAGACATTTGTAATGTGTCTTTTTATTGAAGTTGTAGTTTAAAGAGGAGTAACTAAAAAACATTATGGGGTTTTCATAAATCCCGATTGAACACTTGCATTTGCCAGTACAGTGTAGCATACGAATATATCGTAACAATAAAGGAGCCTTACAATGAAGCCACACAGTGTGATAGATATATCGAATAAAACACACATTGAAGCAACGCTGCAGACATCAGTGTGAAAGCTAGCCACAAGCACAGCTATACACAGCTACGGAACGgccacataattgtaaagaaACTCTCAAACGACCCAAGCAAACCCCCACATCACCAGACGGCAAGTGTTTACTCACTGTTTTACATTCTCGCCAATTGCATCAGTTAAATTCTTCTTTGCGATCTCAAGCTCGCCAGCATGAGATGCCATTGCGTTCATGGAGATATACAATTACGTCATCACCCAgcgacttttttttgttcaaaacttTATTGTTAAATGCACTTGAGTAGGAGGAAAAATAACACCCCCTCCCAACCTCCGCGAAAATGTACAGCAATAATAAGAATCAGACTCAGGCTCAGACTATTGTCATTCAGCAAACATAACATCCCAGATGTCACCGAacgaaatgtaaaaaatgcacagaaataaaaacacagaataaaaactacacagtaaattcaaaaacaaaaaacaaaacttacattcaaaataacaatac is a window of Vanacampus margaritifer isolate UIUO_Vmar chromosome 2, RoL_Vmar_1.0, whole genome shotgun sequence DNA encoding:
- the tada1 gene encoding transcriptional adapter 1 is translated as MNAMASHAGELEIAKKNLTDAIGENVKHYWANLKLWFKQKISKEEFDIEARRLLAQENVHVHNDFLLAILTRCQIIVSTPEGAGQLQWQGGSASKPGKPKGKKKCSSRQKFDHRFQPQNPLSAAQPFSPREAVGEEEELRLSAHTLLLPTRGQLEARMMVTAFELGLDNITEDAVSAMTCAVEHHLKDVLTAVISRRKAYRLRDGHFPYAFGTDVTPQPYLKNSLAAYHSVTERPLPSASLPAGPPPQISPDDAEQQAVHLLACSAPSRHTALPPITMFDLLEALQVHRGVMPSHTMYALNMERILSRLWHPSHEELEQDHVHRQRLTAKDGVLIS